One part of the Banduia mediterranea genome encodes these proteins:
- a CDS encoding ribbon-helix-helix domain-containing protein encodes MRRTLITLDADDKAWLDHEARLRHIPMTELVRQAIRDYRLREESLSRPTLQTALAETSGIWRNGDGLTYQQRLRDEWGPAG; translated from the coding sequence ATGCGTAGAACCCTTATCACTCTGGATGCAGATGACAAGGCGTGGCTCGACCACGAGGCACGGCTGCGTCATATCCCCATGACCGAACTGGTGCGGCAAGCCATCCGCGACTATCGTCTGCGCGAAGAAAGCCTCTCGCGACCGACCCTGCAGACCGCCTTGGCAGAGACCTCCGGTATTTGGCGAAATGGTGACGGGCTGACCTACCAGCAACGCCTTCGTGACG